The following proteins are co-located in the Bacillota bacterium genome:
- the trxA gene encoding thioredoxin encodes MAEIEVDVATFDREVRESQLPVLVDFWADWCAPCRMLAPIVEQLAEEYEGRLKVARLDVDANPELATEFGVMSIPTLMIFKRGEPVERLVGYRPKDQLKRAIDKVLE; translated from the coding sequence ATGGCCGAGATCGAGGTGGACGTCGCCACCTTCGACCGGGAGGTACGCGAGTCGCAGCTGCCGGTGCTGGTCGACTTCTGGGCGGACTGGTGCGCGCCCTGCCGCATGCTGGCCCCCATCGTGGAGCAGCTGGCGGAGGAGTACGAGGGACGCCTGAAGGTGGCGCGCCTGGACGTGGACGCCAACCCCGAGCTGGCCACGGAGTTCGGCGTCATGAGCATCCCCACCCTGATGATCTTCAAGCGGGGCGAACCGGTAGAGCGCCTGGTCGGCTACCGGCCGAAGGATCAGCTGAAGCGGGCCATCGACAAGGTCCTGGAGTAG